In Cheilinus undulatus linkage group 14, ASM1832078v1, whole genome shotgun sequence, a genomic segment contains:
- the lats1 gene encoding serine/threonine-protein kinase LATS1: protein MKRGEKPEGYRQMRPKTFPTSNYSGNSQQMLQEIRNSLRNLSKPSDPPKVEISGPVKMPPEDSRQQGRSSNPKNPYHKALQEIRKSLLPFANEPNSGPEVNKHMTLEAPCAGFEESNSRSMGAVIDYMGKVTFQESREPMSVASQNPTGLKAPGAPHIQQAVLRRPSWKGSKESLAPRHGPLMVDGMMYRSDSPGPPPAFPQGHPANNQRVNPPLPPQVRSVTPPPNRGAMPPPPSWDSNPASKRYSGNMDYHVPRISPVPQGAWPDRISPVPVGHQPIIMQSSGGNKFTFPSSWSQNGSPQTDYMSGGSRQPPPPYPVNQSSRHSPTDQQMQAGGPASSPSYANGGNIPQSMLVPNRNSHNLDMYNIGPPQSWSQAPMASSHPQSSPGNSSNQDLSPSWQHNIPVRSNSFNNHQLNGRAAHPASSQPSATTVTAITQAPILQPVKSMRVQKPELHTAVAPTHPTWLQQAQQQPVAPAYPEPPAPVPQIPVVAEVPSYQGPPPPYPKHLLQQQATPSPPAYDPGANKLSTGREELAEEESGGGESSRDKTTESPESTAATEKEKKQITTSPVPVRRNKKDEERRGESGRIALYSPQAFKFFMEQHVENILKNHQQRIRRRKQLESEMQRVGLSSEAQEQMRMMLCQKESNYIRLKRAKMDKSMFKRIKTLGIGAFGEVCLARKEDTGALYAMKTLRKKDVLLRNQVAHVKAERDILAEADNEWVVRLYYSFQNKDNLYFVMEYIPGGDMMSLLIRLGIFKEELAQFYIAELTCAVESVHKMGFIHRDIKPDNILIDRDGHIKLTDFGLCTGFRWTHDSKYYQSGDHVRQDSMDFSKEWEDPTNCRCTDRLKPLERRKARQHQRCLAHSLVGTPNYIAPEVLLRTGYTQLCDWWSVGVILYEMVVGQPPFLATTPLETQLKVINWKSMLHIPPSAKLSPEASDLIVKLCRGPEDRLGKNGADEIKAHPFFRGIDFSSDLRQQMAPYIPTIAHSTDTSNFDPVDPDKLWSSDSDSEDNHNDTLNGWFRNGKHPEHAFYEFTFRRFFDDNGHPYSCPKPIGYEDFNEDEADTEGAVQEAVGSSANRSRDLVYV from the exons ATGAAGAGAGGGGAGAAACCCGAAGGATACAGGCAGATGAGACCCAAAACGTTTCCCACCAGCAACTACAGCGGCAACAGTCAACAAATGCTGCAGGAAATAAGGAACAGTCTACGCAACTTGTCCAAACCCTCCGATCCCCCTAAAGTGGAAATTAGTGGACCTGTAAAAATGCCTCCAGAGGACTCAAGGCAACAGGGGCGCAGCAGCAACCCCAAAAACCCCTACCATAAGGCCTTACAGGAGATCCGCAAATCATTGTTGCCTTTTGCAAATGAGCCGAATTCAGGCCCAGAGGTGAACAAACACATGACGCTGGAGGCCCCTTGTGCTGGGTTTGAGGAG AGCAACAGTCGCAGTATGGGGGCAGTCATAGACTACATGGGTAAGGTGACCTTCCAGGAATCAAGGGAACCGATGTCTGTGGCCAGTCAAAACCCTACAGGTCTAAAAGCTCCAG GAGCTCCTCATATCCAGCAGGCTGTGCTGAGAAGGCCAAGCTGGAAAGGGTCTAAGGAGTCTTTGGCCCCTAGACACGGTCCTCTCATGGTGGATGGAATGATGTACCGCTCAGACAGCCCTGGACCCCCGCCTGCCTTTCCACAGGGTCATCCTGCTAACAACCAGAGGGTCAATCCTCCTTTGCCACCTCAGGTGCGCAGTGTCACACCCCCACCAAACCGTGGAGCAATGCCTCCTCCACCATCCTGGGACAGCAACCCAGCAAGCAAGCGTTACTCTGGCAACATGGACTACCACGTGCCTCGTATATCTCCTGTACCACAGGGGGCGTGGCCTGATAGGATCAGCCCAGTACCTGTGGGCCACCAACCTATCATAATGCAGAGTTCTGGGGGGAATAAGTTTACATTTCCCTCCAGCTGGTCTCAGAACGGCTCTCCTCAAACAGACTACATGTCAGGTGGCAGCAGGCAGCCTCCTCCCCCGTACCCTGTCAACCAGAGCAGCCGCCACAGTCCCACTGACCAGCAGATGCAGGCGGGAGGACCTGCATCCTCCCCCTCTTATGCTAACGGAGGAAACATCCCTCAGTCCATGTTGGTACCTAACAGAAACAGTCACAACCTTGACATGTATAACATAGGTCCTCCTCAGTCTTGGTCCCAGGCTCCCATGGCCTCCAGTCATCCTCAGTCGTCTCCTGGCAACAGCAGCAACCAGGATCTGTCCCCATCATGGCAGCACAACATCCCTGTCCGCTCAAATTCCTTCAATAACCACCAACTGAACGGAAGAGCAGCCCACCCAGCCAGCTCCCAGCCCTCTGCCACTACAGTCACTGCTATCACTCAGGCGCCAATCCTACAGCCTGTGAAGAGCATGCGAGTTCAGAAACCTGAGCTGCACACTGCTGTCGCTCCCACACACCCCACATGGCTACAGCAGGCTCAACAGCAGCCAGTTGCACCTGCCTACCCAGAACCCCCTGCCCCTGTGCCTCAAATCCCTGTTGTAGCAGAAGTCCCCAGCTACCAGGGCCCCCCTCCTCCTTATCCTAAGCATCTTCTCCAGCAGCAGGCCACGCCTAGCCCCCCTGCCTATGATCCAGGGGCCAACAAGCTGAGCACAGGCAGAGAGGAGTTGGCTGAGGAGGAGAGCGGAGGGGGCGAAAGCTCCAGAGACAAGACAACAGAGAGCCCAGAGAGTACTGCAGCAACggagaaggagaagaaacaAATCACAACATCACCTGTGCCTGTCCGCAGAAACAAGAAAGACGAGGAGCGGAGAGGGGAATCGGGAAGAATCGCACTGTACTCTCCACAAGCTTTTAAGTTCTTCATGGAGCAACATGTGGAGAACATCCTGAAGAACCACCAACAGAGGATTCGACGGAGGAAACAGCTAGAGAGTGAGATGCAAAGG GTGGGTTTGTCATCAGAAGCTCAGGAGCAGATGCGCATGATGCTCTGTCAGAAAGAGTCCAACTACATCAGGCTAAAGCGAGCCAAGATGGACAAGTCCATGTTCAAAAGAATCAAGACCCTTGGCATCGGAGCCTTTGGCGAGGTTTGCTTGGCCAGAAAAGAGGACACAGGAGCTCTGTATGCCATGAAAACACTGCGGAAGAAGGACGTTTTGCTCAGGAACCAGGTGGCCcatgtgaaggcagagagggacATCTTGGCTGAGGCCGACAATGAGTGGGTGGTGCGTCTCTACTACTCCTTCCAAAACAAGGACAACCTGTACTTTGTCATGGAGTACATACCTGGAGGGGACATGATGAGCCTCCTCATCAGGCTCGGTATCTTCAAAGAAGAGCTGGCTCAGTTCTACATTGCAGAGCTCACTTGTGCAGTGGAGAGCGTCCACAAGATGGGCTTCATCCATCGAGACATCAAGCCTGATAACATCCTCATAGACAGAGACGGACACATAAAACTGACAGACTTTGGCCTATGCACCGGCTTCCGCTGGACACATGACTCCAAGTACTACCAGAGTG GTGACCATGTGAGGCAAGACAGCATGGACTTCAGTAAGGAATGGGAAGATCCCACAAACTGCCGCTGTACAGACCGCCTGAAGCCTCTGGAGAGGAGGAAGGCCCGGCAACACCAGCGCTGTTTGGCACACTCACTGGTGGGAACGCCAAACTATATCGCACCTGAAGTGCTGCTTCGAACAG GTTACacccagctctgtgattggtggAGCGTCGGCGTGATTTTGTATGAAATGGTTGTCGGACAGCCTCCTTTCTTAGCGACCACACCCCTTGAGACACAGCTGAAG GTGATAAACTGGAAAAGCATGCTACACATTCCCCCGTCAGCAAAGCTCAGCCCTGAGGCATCAGATCTCATTGTCAAGTTGTGCCGCGGACCCGAAGACCGTCTTGGCAAGAACGGCGCTGATGAAATCAAAGCTCACCCTTTCTTCAGGGGCATTGACTTTTCCAGCGATTTGAGGCAGCAGATGGCACCTTACATCCCCACCATTGCTCACTCCACAGACACCTCCAACTTTGACCCCGTGGACCCCGACAAACTGTGGAGCAGCGACAGTGACAGCGAAGACAACCACAACGACACTCTGAACGGCTGGTTCCGCAACGGCAAACACCCTGAACACGCCTTCTATGAGTTCACGTTCCGCCGCTTCTTTGACGACAACGGTCACCCCTACAGCTGCCCCAAACCCATCGGGTACGAGGACTTCAACGAGGATGAGGCAGACACTGAGGGCGCTGTTCAGGAGGCAGTTGGCAGCTCGGCCAATCGGAGCCGAGATCTGGTCTATGTGTAG